The Vicia villosa cultivar HV-30 ecotype Madison, WI unplaced genomic scaffold, Vvil1.0 ctg.000233F_1_1, whole genome shotgun sequence genome segment TATTTTCTAGTCAGCAATAAACAAACTGGAACATGTGGAGTCAGATACAAATCCATTTTCAAAATAAGCAATGTTTTCAATAACTAAAGAAAGGATTGGAAATAAGGTTTATCACATTATAGATAAGTCTTATGGTCATTATGAGGTAAGAGACTTAGAGTAAAATTGATTTCATTCTCAGTTCAGTTAATGGAAGTCATACAGAAAGTATTTCTCTAACTTTAAAAATCAAACATAGTTAAAAACTTCGCTATTGTTTATAACATATAACCATGTGTCTTTCACCTACCAGGTATAGTATAGGCTCCAAAGGTTAAAATATTTGCATATGTAAGCCACATGCTATGATCACATTTTTGGTGACCCAACTCATGAGCCAAAATAGCTTGTAAAAGGTAAATTGATGGCAAGTCAATAGTAATTTGGAACCGAAACAatgaatatgataaaaaaaatatgttatgACTAACAAATTGACAAGGAAAAATGGAAGTGAAGAATAGGGAGAAAGCTTCTTGAACTTAAGCGTCAAAATGTCAAAACCATATGTAAAACATAATAAACACTTATTCCAACCCATAAACCAGATTTAGATAACGAAAACCAAAATGATAACCAAAAtgcaaaataaatcaaaaataaaaacaaaataaacacttaTCCTTGGTGCTTGATGTCTTTTGTTTCTTCTACCGTTTCACCTCTTTCTCTCCATTCTCGTTCATGAGATAAAAtccagaagaagaaaaaacaaaatgtAAGAATACAATAGAGCTCTTCAATATTATTCTCCAGtagaaaaattaaacaaaaaaaattaaaaaaggactCATGGTATAATTAAATATAGATCTATTCTCTAATCCGGACAAACCTTTCTTCTTTATTTTCGCAGCTTTACCGAAATAGCTCTGAGTTTGTTTTTTcctaaagagaaagaaagaaaccgGAGAGAGAAAGGTGAATTGAAACAAATGGGAGGGAAGATGGAGGCGTTTGGAAGATGCTACGACAGCTAGGGTTTGGAAGATGGAGGTGGtgatgaaattagggttttgagtgaAATGAGAGAATGCGGAGAGATAAAATGGGCAGCCGAGAGATAAATagggagaaagagagagaatgtCAAGTGAAGTAGATAGTTGAGAAATGAAAGGGGTGTAGACATAACCCAAAAGTgaactttttttattttcaaaagttgGAGGAAAAAACCAAATGGATATTAATAAATAACCTATAGGAATATGAAAAGGGAGTGTCACGGAGGAATGGATAAATGTGATTGGTGGAAATAAAACTTTGATTTAACAAATTACAATAAAGGGCTTTGTTAAGggcaattttatttttcattaagggTGTTTAGTGGTATGCCTGattattagttaggtagttgatgaGAGCATTATAACTCTTTTATTGAACATCAAAAATAGgtggttttctatttttcttagGTTAAGTTacagtttgttttcaaaaaagtAAGTTAAGTTATACTTTTGGTTCCTCTATTTTGTTCGGTTCAAAAAATCaataatcttattttatttttaaataattttggtcccccatctccaactcttttttcaaaaaatgctGTGTATTTGATGTAGCATATTTCATTAAATAAACTTAAACAAACTTATTAATGGATTAATACTTGTTCTCCTATGCTAAAACCATCATATCTTAGTCAATTACATTGTTTTCAAGAAATCTCAATCTTTAGCTCTAACATTTTTCAAGTAGGTTTCTCAACTACTTTAATAGTTTCCCTTTAACTAAGAAGCATAAATTTTCACCTTGAAATATGTGGCTTTATGAAGTTAGGATGAGTGAAATAATGAATTCTAAAATGTAAAATAcaagtttaaaatatttaaaaatcatgCAAGTGTTTATTTGTTACACTTTATTAGTCTCTATATTATTTTATGGTTGGACTAGATATTATGCTAAAATTGGCATTCCTCTATTATTTTGTTTAGCATGTATTTACTATAGAATTTGCAATGTCTCCACTTCTGTCTCATTCTATTATTTTGGGATAAGTTTTGACCTTTCATTTTCTTCAATGTTCTAAAAAAGTATATATCATCTTTCAAATTAGATAACCCCATCATTTACTCTCCATCAATTATTCTTAGTTTACaatatttcattttctattttctcTTAGAAGTTCTAGAAAACCATTGGTTCTAATATAACTAATTTTATGAGTGGCAAATCCATATTTTTGGGAACACCAACCACTTCAAATGGAATACAATTATTATAGTAAAAACATCTGTTATCAAATTATGAAATGCTAATAATAATTAGCTATATTTATCTTTATCCTTTTCTCATTGTATATATTACATTTGTCCTAGTTTCAAACACTTTTCTATTTGTCTCtaatcatcaacaatcaacacattGTCCTAGAGAAGAGACAATATGGGTTTCACAAGTAAAACAATTTCCTTCACCTTAGCCCTAACCCTAACCCTAGCCTCATTCCTCTTTGTTGGAAATGCCGAACCCTCAGAGGATATCCACGTTGTAAACCACAATCTCCGATCCGATCTCACGGCGTTATGCCAAAAAACTACCAATCCTAAACTTTGTCTAGATACAATTCAACCACACTTACTCAAGGGTGTAATTACTCCCATTAAAGCTCTCGATGCTGAAGTCGACGCGACTCATGATCAAACCGTAAAAACTATGGATGTCATTGGTACATCACTTGCCAAACATAGTGTTTCCAAATCATTGAAGGATTCTCTTGCTATATGCAAGGAACAATACCAAGGCATTTTGGATACTATCAAAGAAACCAAACAAGCGATTGCTAATAATGATCTTAGTACCGCGAAATTGAAATTCAGTTCTGTCTTGTCATACCAAGGATCTTGCAAAGATGCATTTGAAGGGATGGAGAAGGAATTCTCCTTTTCTCATGACTCTGATGCTGTGTTTCAGTTGGGAGGAAACTGTTTAGACATCATTGCTGATATGGAAAAAGCTATGCCTAAGCCTGAAGTACCAACCGAACCAGCTCCTTCTACAGCTACAACATTTAGCAACGTAATTGGAACCATAAGTTAAAGTGGTTGTGGATACAATATCCAACTTTTTTCGATggtagaaaattttaaaaatttagttttattatttgtaAGTGAATAGATGAAGTGGTAATAACCACTAAAACTTACACACATTATTCTGAGGTTTGAGTTCAAACCCGAGTAATATAATAGTATCTAAGTATTAATATCAACTTTTGTCTATTGAGTTATGATTTGTGGACTTAAATGAGCCAGCTTTATTGGTACATAATACAAGTTCCACTAaatgtaatattattttatatttcacatattcatgattttataatttttttcttttttgttatataaatataattaagtgAACTATAATTTAATTAGATATAGATCTATTATCGAAATCATTTTATATTATgtcatatatttatattaattcattaataaataaatgtaaGCTTTAAATCAGTTTTGTCTAGAATGTATCcatataattaaaacttaaaaacatctaaaatttaatattaaccaaactttTAATTTCCCCTTGTCACTCCCTTGTCACTTATCATATGAGAGATATGAGAGAAGAGATAAGAAGGATGGCTAAAACAGATGTTTTATTCATTTTCACAAACAGCATTAATTGTTTACAAGTGAATCACAACATTCTCCTCTCTAACAAGTgagagaataatatttttttagaataCTAGCTTATGTATCTAATATATAATGATTAACCAATTACATGGCAAACATAGCTGGTTCATCTAGAGAAACAAACATGTTGAATTGATGTAATATACATGAACAGAGTTCGACTTTTGCATACATGATTAGACTTCGGCAACTGCATTTGAATTTTGACTATGTCGAATCCTGAAGCCACCCTTAAAGTTTTGAGTTCGATCGAATACCAGCTTATTACAACAAAGCTACAAATCTCCTCCTTAGAACAAATTCCAAAAAAACATAGGACCAATGCGaaagtattagcacccctcacatccatcACACGGGCTTCAAGGTTTGAGCCTAAAAGCTGAAAGCTGGTCTCAAGACCAAAGGCCACTGGGTCGGGTCTGGCCCGAAGCCCCCTAACTAAAACCGGGTTTGCCAAAGAGACAAACCCTAATCTCAAAATGTTCCTCTCTCAACGTTACTGTTCCTCGTCTCTCATGTTATTCCCTCTGTTTTTCCACCTTTGTGAAAACAACTCTTCATCTCTCTCAATTTCACTTGTTCTCCCTATAGTCTTTTACGCTTATTTTccagaaaacaacaaataaataaagCTTTATCCTCTCTCTCAGAACTTGGCCTCGCTCTTTCTGCTTCACTTAACGTTTCGGTGAAGATGAACACGGAacaaaaacaatcaaacaataataataaacccTCATCCCACAATACTCATTATGCTTTTCAGAAATTTACAAATTGCAAAGGGGGTGACTCAGTAATGAAGCGATTTGATTTAAAAAGTAAATGAAATTTTACTGACCTGCAACTTCAGTGACGAGTTTCTCAGGTAATTTCCTTAGTCTTTCTGCTTTGATTTTATTGCTCTTTCAGTTTGCCTCTTCTTATGCTTAGAATCAAATCCTTCTGTTGTTGTGTTTGTAATAACCGTTGTCGTTGCTTTGTAGTGAGCTTGTTTATGTATAGAGAGTTGCTTGAGTGTTGTTTGGGCGGCTGTGGGCGTCATTTTAGTTATTGTATTATGAGTAGAGTTGTGTGAGTTgaaaattagttgttgttgtgcgGTGAATGGGGGTAGTATTGAGGTTGAAATTTGAGAGGAGTTTTGTTGTGTGATTGTTGGTTTATGGTAACGAAAAAAATGAAGTTGGGTATGAAGAGGGAGAAAGAtggtactccctccgtctcataataagtgtttcATTTACACTTtttctatgtctcaaaataaatgtcgctTTAAAAATACCAatgcaacaattattatttttttccattactatacccctatatattaactttcacgtttttcaacaactctactacctataataaataagagtattttagtaaataatattatttttatcattaaaatcaacacatctaattattttcttaaaaaccgcgtaaagctcaaataagacacttattgATGAAGATGTGTTGTGATGATTCTAGGTGTGAAGGTAAGTTTAGGTTTTTTCTATGTTATTCTTGCTTGATTTTTCTGGATTCTGTTGTTTTTGCTTGCTGAGTTGTGGCTGCTGATGTTTTTTGTTATCACTATTTTTTCATTTCCCCCTCTCGaatgagaatgagaggtgtgttAAATAGTGCTTTGCTTTGGTTTCACTTTTAGGGTTTGATGAATTTTTAGGTCTGTGGATTGTGGTTCAGATTTCAGGTCTGTGCAGAGGTGATGAGGGTTTGCAGGGTTGTACTGAGAGGATTGAAATTGCAGCTGAGCTGCAGAGTAGTTGAGTGGTGGATGTTTGTTGTGCAGCAAAAACCAAGGGCCTGTACTTTTGCCAATTTTCAAGTTTTCACTTTTTCCAATTTTGTCTCTTTGTGAGCCTTTGAAGTTATGATGGTTTTTTGTCTTGGATTATGCTAATTTTTTCTGGTTGTACCATCTTTTTAGAAACTATTACCCAATTCACCATTCTTTTCACCAATATTCCCAATATACTATCTTTTGCTTACTTTTTCGTTGCTGTTATACAACCTCTGCCAATTGAATGGGCGGAGGTGTGAAACTATTTATCTCTCCGCAAAAGCAATGGGTGGACATGTTAAAAAATTAGAAGGCTCCACCCAATGGATTGGCGGTTGGCGGAAGTCTGTAAAtctctttttttctaaaaaaaaatcaaattttaaattcatataaacattaaaattaatgcaaaaATAAacgatttttaaaattaaaattaccaCCTCGACCCGGTCGGCGTAACTATTGGCTGAGTAGAACGATTTTTAAATTCATATAAAcggcaaaaataaaattaaaataggattaaaaataaataaaattaccataaaataaaataaacaatttttaattgccacctgttagctggagatttcgtttggggaaagtattctttgaagaattagagttcgaagaagaaTGGTTTCTGATGACTATTTCTgagaataaaaatggctcctgatggccatgattcgaggatgttgtttaagatGAAGTAAAGATAGTGGAAATTGAAGCTAGTTCGAAGTAaattatctttaagacttaagcgtttttacgAAATACGAAGAGTATTGAAGCTTGGCGTGTTTTCGTAGCATTCTCGgttttgatcacgttgccacgcatCGAAAGAGAAtttaggcgggaggatttgaatttcgaaatattctgtgtaaccgaacaaggacagatggcgccccagggattcgaagcgtatgcatgtgagcaacgtggcgttccgctagtgtaggaccgttagggtcgaaattagtataaataaggatcttaatatcaggatccagtgtgttcattttgtacaaatcactcacaaatcactcaagtatcaagtgtgaagagaacgagttcgctaataaatgtacgtatgacaccaccaatttaaataaatttgtattcatctttattcaagtatcttttagTTTCTTTCATATTTCTTTATATTTTAGTCATTTACATTCTTGCGCTTTTATCTTTCGTTTAAGTTTACTTCGAAGCATTTACATTCTGCAATTTACGTTCCTGTACTTTAAGTTTCTTGTAAGTTTATCTTTGTTTCATCTTTTGCCTAAgttgtatttacgtgtataacaaggcaaTTATCAGTCTTTACATTTCGTTTATTCATTTCTTATTTCAAAGCCAAACAACtgacagaatatgaatcaaattatCGCAAAAGATaagctttttgactatgtcctaggatcaatctagtcgatcctgcgagtaaccaaagtatattttatagtttggaagactagcggttgtttaccggaaatcaccgtaaacaaattggcacgcccagtgggacagtgtcaaacagattgtcattaatttgttgctttattttgtctagaatatatcaagaccttgtatgaaccttaggaacggtaaattaaccaacagtgcgccACCGATTCCTAAacaaaggtacaacaagaaaatggtcaattcgaccagtggaaggggagatcaagatcccccacaagggtcagggaCAATAGCAGCAAATGCTACACATGTTTCGACATCTACATCACAAGAACAGGAAATACCCATTTAGGGAGGATCTGCGGCTGCAGTTAGTTCCCAAGCCATGCCCGAAAGCACAACAGGAACGATCCCAATTTCCAGTTCGACTACCATGCCTCATGTGACAGGCACAAACGAGATGCTTCATTTCTCGACAAGTCAAGTACATTCTCCAAAGCCATTCTCATCTGCATTCGATAGGTGGAGACCCGGAAACCCTTATGGAATGCCGTATTCTTATATGGCAGAACCTACATATACTGCACTTATGCCACGACATTTTCGCCTAATACAGGTTCGGTAGGTCGAAGTGCACAAAATGCAGGCACATCGAGCCAGATGCCTCTCTTAACTACCAACAGTCAAGCAGCGTTTAGACAAGAAATGGACGCAAGTAACCGCGATATGCTAGGTGCTCTTGGCAAAGAAATAGGGTCACTCTTTACCCCATTAGTAGCAAACATGACCAGGACTAACAGGGACAATGTagaaaccttccaaaaaatatcatcacaaataaatcgaatggcagattttatgGGAGTTCCAATAACTAGGCGAAGAAATAACCAACCCCCTTATCGAGAGGGTGATCTGGTATTAGAGCCTGTTCAAGATGCGGTTCTTCCGCCTAGGCCAACACCCGGTGATACAGTTCCCCCACCTAGACCTCCACCAGTTGGAAGAAACCAAGTGATAGATATGGAGAATCCAGGTCGAAGGACCGACTTTGGTCAACAAGAGACTATCGAAGAGGGTCCCAGATTGAGGGTAGTTagtaggaacgaacatccagatgaagtagtccatgtaacaccccataaatttctttatttaatttaattaatttttttaattaaatattagaattaattaaattatttgagaaatatggattaatgaggctaatgggccagtgtcgcgagtagcaattggggggtgtgtcagttgcaaatcctttttactaaactaaggttatatttttcataaaatagaaaagaggaagattttgtgaaaagagaaccaaaaaggagaagagaaggctgaacgtgaaattgggagaagagcaagtgcgaagagcaaGAGTacccaagaattcgacatcgaggtaaggggggattcttctcattaatcTCTATTATGGGTATTACGAATGATTCAATtgagtttgtatgttaggattctgaattggattatatgtcggtgtttggggttttgTAGAACTTAGGTTCAATTTATGATGTGTGATGCAATTGAGCTGTTGTGAATGATGTTTGATGTTGGATATTAATGTTAAAACatgttagaagtatgtgtaaatgtgcaTTTTCGTGCTGTTATGAGATTATGGACGTTTTGGTATGATTGGGTTCGCAATTGGGATGAATGAAGTGctgcagaaaagtgatttttctgctatatcagtaatgtaaccggttacatgaggagggtaaccgattacatggtctCAGAATGGGCGAAGAACTGCATTTcgcgatgatgtaaccggttacatcatttaggtaaccggttaccactaggcaaaattgaaaaataaaggttactgtcagtgatgtaaccggttacatcatttaggtaaccggttaccactgaagctttttgaaaaatatttattttaaatatccgtaacttttaaaccgttaatTCTTTTTGTACGCCGTTTCGAGAACCCGTTAGATGAATTAATCCCCTATTTTATGAAGTATATTAGGGAGTTATAACTTAAAATCATTTTGCTTGGTTTTGAGAATTGGTATTTGGTGGTAGATTGAGTAACGGTACGAACATGCTATGCGGTGTTTTAGCTAGTATGAGTGCTGAGATGATAATATATTGttgtgttaaatgtattatgttgtggtgaatatcaaatggttgtgatattattatgcttgtatgttgtgaataaatgattatgaatcgttggtagatg includes the following:
- the LOC131625688 gene encoding uncharacterized protein LOC131625688 encodes the protein MGFTSKTISFTLALTLTLASFLFVGNAEPSEDIHVVNHNLRSDLTALCQKTTNPKLCLDTIQPHLLKGVITPIKALDAEVDATHDQTVKTMDVIGTSLAKHSVSKSLKDSLAICKEQYQGILDTIKETKQAIANNDLSTAKLKFSSVLSYQGSCKDAFEGMEKEFSFSHDSDAVFQLGGNCLDIIADMEKAMPKPEVPTEPAPSTATTFSNVIGTIS